From Pseudoxanthomonas sp. YR558, the proteins below share one genomic window:
- a CDS encoding type III pantothenate kinase — MTQWVFDVGNSRLKAAPLRADGSLGEVIAVAHDGDGIATALDAALALAPTPSASAALASVASPARTAAVVEWLTTRFAAVSIARTQSSLAGVRIAYADPARLGVDRFLALLAARARGEQAWLVVGVGTAITVDVLDARGLHHGGRIAPSPTLMRAALEQAAAQLPAQGGDYTEFATDTLDALASGCEGAALGLVERSLAQATDLLGSPPVLLLHGGGAEALRSRLPAAVHAPALVLEGLARWARAGIDD; from the coding sequence ATGACGCAATGGGTGTTCGACGTGGGCAATAGCCGCCTGAAGGCCGCGCCGCTGCGTGCCGATGGCAGCCTCGGCGAGGTCATCGCCGTCGCCCACGATGGGGACGGGATCGCGACCGCGCTGGATGCGGCCTTGGCGTTGGCGCCGACGCCTTCCGCATCGGCCGCGTTGGCGAGCGTTGCCTCGCCGGCACGCACGGCAGCGGTGGTGGAGTGGTTGACCACCCGGTTCGCCGCCGTTTCGATCGCCCGGACGCAGTCCTCGTTGGCGGGTGTACGCATCGCCTACGCCGATCCGGCGCGATTGGGCGTGGATCGCTTCCTGGCCCTGCTCGCGGCACGTGCACGCGGCGAGCAGGCATGGCTGGTGGTGGGCGTGGGCACGGCGATCACCGTGGACGTACTGGACGCGCGGGGCCTGCACCATGGCGGGCGCATCGCACCGTCGCCGACGCTGATGCGGGCCGCGCTCGAACAGGCCGCCGCGCAATTGCCAGCGCAGGGCGGCGACTACACCGAGTTCGCGACCGATACGCTCGACGCGCTCGCCTCCGGCTGCGAGGGCGCCGCGTTAGGACTGGTCGAGCGAAGCCTCGCACAGGCGACGGACCTGCTGGGTTCGCCACCGGTGCTGCTGCTGCATGGGGGCGGCGCCGAGGCCCTACGTTCCAGGCTTCCGGCTGCCGTGCATGCCCCAGCGCTGGTGCTGGAAGGCCTCGCACGCTGGGCGCGTGCCGGTATCGACGACTGA
- a CDS encoding SPOR domain-containing protein encodes MLIRALIVLLVVLNVGAAAWWLTRPAPAPEPPPALPAGVARLQLVGEETPAAPVSASPAAILVSPAPAVCFSLGPFTSEAAATQARDTLGADLLRSQLREAPGASASGYQVVMPPAASLEEAQATATRIGAAGFDDFLVVRQGDQANGIALGRYRSRDAAERRIAELQAGGFTAQLQPVGRAGPSLWWLDTGAAEGADPAALARRASSAAPQPLECTALR; translated from the coding sequence ATGCTGATCCGTGCCCTGATCGTCCTGCTGGTGGTGCTGAACGTGGGTGCCGCCGCTTGGTGGCTCACCCGACCCGCCCCCGCCCCCGAACCGCCACCGGCGCTGCCGGCAGGCGTGGCGCGACTGCAATTGGTGGGCGAGGAGACTCCGGCCGCGCCCGTATCCGCGTCGCCCGCAGCCATCCTCGTGTCGCCCGCGCCTGCCGTGTGTTTCAGCCTGGGCCCGTTCACCAGCGAGGCCGCCGCCACCCAGGCGCGCGACACGCTGGGCGCAGACCTGCTCCGCTCGCAGTTGCGGGAAGCACCGGGTGCCAGCGCCAGCGGCTACCAGGTCGTGATGCCGCCGGCCGCCTCGCTGGAAGAGGCGCAGGCCACCGCGACGCGGATCGGTGCCGCGGGCTTCGATGACTTCCTCGTCGTGCGCCAAGGCGACCAAGCCAACGGCATCGCGCTGGGCCGCTACCGCAGCCGCGATGCGGCCGAGCGCCGGATCGCCGAATTGCAGGCGGGCGGCTTCACCGCGCAACTGCAGCCCGTGGGCCGCGCAGGACCCAGCCTGTGGTGGCTGGATACGGGTGCGGCCGAGGGTGCAGACCCGGCTGCATTGGCGCGGCGTGCGTCGAGCGCGGCACCGCAACCGCTCGAATGCACGGCGCTGCGCTAG
- the rocF gene encoding arginase, producing MSRAFLPVSLIGVPTDVGAGHRGARMGPDALRIAGLGEALLARGVDVIDTGNVQGPANPWTGPVAGYRHLDEVVAWNRAVMDATAAELASGRLPIMMGGDHCLAMGSITAVARHCRQAGKKLRVLWLDAHSDFNTSEVTPSGNIHGMPVACLCGIGPDALTKLGGDSPAITPSMVRQIGIRSVDPEEKKLIKDHKVDVYDMRYIDEVGMKRTVEAALEGVDADTHLHVSFDVDFLDPSIAPGVGTTVPGGPNYREAQLVMEMIADTGLMGSLDIVELNPVLDRRNRTAKLTVDLVESLFGKSTLMRD from the coding sequence ATGAGTCGAGCCTTTCTTCCCGTGTCCTTGATCGGCGTGCCCACCGACGTCGGTGCCGGCCATCGCGGCGCCCGCATGGGACCCGACGCGCTCCGCATCGCTGGCCTGGGTGAGGCCTTGCTCGCGCGCGGGGTGGATGTCATCGACACCGGCAACGTGCAGGGGCCGGCCAATCCGTGGACGGGACCCGTCGCGGGATATCGCCACCTCGATGAAGTAGTGGCCTGGAACCGCGCCGTGATGGACGCGACCGCCGCGGAACTCGCCAGTGGCCGATTGCCGATCATGATGGGCGGCGACCATTGCCTGGCGATGGGGTCGATCACCGCTGTTGCGCGGCATTGCCGCCAGGCCGGCAAGAAGTTGCGCGTGCTGTGGCTGGACGCGCATTCGGACTTCAACACCAGTGAGGTCACGCCGTCGGGCAACATCCATGGCATGCCCGTGGCATGCCTGTGCGGCATCGGCCCCGATGCATTGACGAAACTCGGGGGCGATTCGCCGGCGATCACGCCGTCGATGGTCCGGCAGATCGGCATCCGCTCGGTCGATCCCGAGGAGAAGAAGCTGATCAAGGACCACAAGGTCGATGTGTACGACATGCGCTACATCGACGAGGTCGGCATGAAGCGCACCGTCGAAGCCGCGCTGGAGGGCGTCGATGCCGACACCCACCTGCATGTCAGCTTCGACGTGGACTTCCTCGACCCCAGCATCGCGCCGGGCGTGGGCACCACGGTGCCGGGCGGCCCCAACTATCGCGAAGCGCAGCTGGTGATGGAGATGATCGCCGACACCGGGCTGATGGGGTCGCTGGACATCGTCGAACTCAACCCCGTGCTGGACCGGCGCAACCGCACCGCCAAGCTCACGGTGGACCTGGTGGAGAGCCTGTTCGGCAAGTCCACGCTCATGCGCGACTGA
- the birA gene encoding bifunctional biotin--[acetyl-CoA-carboxylase] ligase/biotin operon repressor BirA, which translates to MTGERDLLLRLSQGPVSGDALARAVGQTRAAVWKRIETLREGGVRIDAQPGRGYALALPVELLEADRILAQTRHVASVSALEVAWSVDSTNSELLRRKAPAHGADVLLAEQQTGGRGRRGRHWASPIAANLYLSISRQFSGGLARLGGLSLVVGVAVAEAMRQAGYGSVGVKWPNDLLAGDRKLGGILVEGGGEHGGPVRAVIGIGLNVRMQDAAAGDIEQAWTDLARLGDGEAPSRNAIAALVLDALLPALDLFDADGLAPFLARYAVLDVLSGRAVTVHGPQGDEQGIADGIGADGALQVRIGRERRQVHAGDVSVRAT; encoded by the coding sequence ATGACGGGCGAACGCGACCTGCTGTTGCGCCTTTCGCAAGGCCCGGTGTCCGGCGACGCGCTCGCGCGTGCCGTGGGACAGACACGTGCGGCCGTGTGGAAGCGCATCGAGACCCTGCGCGAGGGCGGCGTGCGCATCGATGCGCAGCCGGGTCGCGGTTATGCCTTGGCATTGCCGGTCGAACTGCTGGAGGCCGATCGGATCCTGGCGCAGACGCGGCACGTCGCCTCGGTGTCGGCACTCGAAGTCGCGTGGTCTGTGGATTCGACCAACAGCGAACTGCTGCGACGGAAAGCGCCCGCGCACGGCGCCGACGTCTTGCTTGCCGAACAGCAGACCGGTGGACGTGGCCGGCGCGGGCGGCACTGGGCGTCGCCGATCGCGGCGAACCTCTATCTCTCGATATCGCGGCAGTTCTCCGGCGGATTGGCGCGCCTGGGTGGCCTCAGCCTGGTGGTGGGCGTGGCCGTCGCCGAGGCAATGCGACAGGCGGGCTACGGCAGCGTCGGCGTGAAGTGGCCCAACGATCTGCTGGCCGGCGACCGCAAGCTCGGCGGCATCCTCGTCGAAGGCGGAGGCGAACACGGCGGGCCGGTGCGCGCGGTGATCGGCATTGGCCTCAACGTGCGCATGCAGGATGCCGCTGCCGGGGACATCGAACAGGCGTGGACCGATCTGGCCAGGTTGGGCGATGGTGAGGCGCCATCGCGCAATGCGATCGCCGCCCTCGTGCTGGATGCGCTGCTGCCCGCCCTGGATCTCTTCGATGCCGATGGCTTGGCGCCGTTCCTGGCGCGCTATGCCGTGCTCGATGTGCTCTCGGGTCGTGCGGTCACCGTGCACGGGCCACAGGGCGACGAGCAGGGCATCGCCGATGGCATTGGCGCGGATGGCGCCTTGCAGGTGAGGATCGGCAGGGAACGCCGGCAGGTGCATGCCGGGGATGTCAGCGTGAGGGCGACATGA
- a CDS encoding DegV family protein yields MPAPPDRPLTAPALRLALIAGARRVIAARDGLNRINVFPVADGDTGNNLASTLGSVLHGALSRPSQHAGDLLSRVGNDAIDGARGNSGAILAQFLYGVAERVRTLPELDARSLAAAVRQGAQSARQALAQPVEGTILSVITAFADELDAAAGDRDAPADARSGFARALDRARRALADTPRQMALLQRAGVVDAGAQGFVDLLEGIAEFVEGGPRAVRMRGSAPPAANDAPDPIGHDHDIDPARRWCTECLLLGQGLDRDRLRTALEAAGADSIVIAGGASRLRVHAHTGSPQALFDACAEQGQVEGMKADDMVRQQAAASLTQSLVIVTDSAADLPEDIGERFAIGVVPARVDLDGRDYLDKVGLSTAEFYRRMAASRQLPRTSQPPPGDFRRQFELSLAHHARVLYVGLSRALSGTLQSGEHAAARDPGARVRVFDTINAACGQALLVWRAAELAARGQEESNVVAELERLRPLTWMWAIAPDISHAVRGGRIPRWAAPIARLTALTPMAKMSVDGRMTVAGLLLTRARAPEAFARRVARALPPGQRWRLIVGHCDARPEADRLLLALRARLDISEDRLVDTGAAIGAHAGQGALIVAVQPAQAD; encoded by the coding sequence ATGCCTGCCCCGCCGGACCGCCCACTCACCGCACCCGCCCTGCGCCTGGCGCTGATCGCAGGGGCCCGGCGCGTCATCGCCGCCCGCGACGGCCTGAACCGGATCAACGTGTTCCCGGTGGCGGACGGCGATACCGGCAACAACCTTGCCTCCACCCTGGGAAGCGTCCTGCACGGGGCGCTGTCCCGGCCCAGCCAGCATGCCGGCGACCTGCTGAGCCGGGTCGGCAACGACGCCATCGACGGCGCGCGCGGCAACTCGGGCGCGATCCTCGCGCAGTTCCTGTACGGCGTCGCCGAGCGCGTCCGGACCCTTCCGGAACTCGATGCCCGATCCCTCGCCGCCGCCGTCCGCCAGGGGGCGCAGAGCGCGCGCCAGGCGCTGGCGCAGCCGGTGGAGGGCACCATCCTCAGCGTGATCACCGCGTTCGCCGACGAACTGGATGCCGCCGCCGGCGACCGCGATGCACCGGCCGACGCGCGCAGCGGCTTCGCCCGCGCGCTGGACCGCGCGCGTCGCGCGCTGGCCGACACGCCGCGGCAGATGGCGCTGTTGCAACGCGCTGGTGTGGTGGATGCCGGCGCGCAGGGCTTCGTCGACTTGCTGGAAGGCATCGCCGAATTCGTCGAGGGCGGACCGCGCGCGGTCCGCATGCGCGGCAGCGCGCCGCCGGCCGCGAACGACGCCCCGGATCCGATCGGCCATGACCATGACATCGATCCGGCGCGCCGCTGGTGCACTGAATGCCTGCTGTTGGGTCAGGGACTGGACCGGGACCGCCTCCGTACGGCGTTGGAGGCGGCGGGCGCGGACTCCATCGTAATCGCGGGTGGCGCGTCGCGGTTGCGCGTGCACGCCCATACGGGATCACCGCAGGCGTTGTTCGATGCCTGCGCGGAGCAAGGGCAGGTCGAAGGCATGAAGGCGGACGACATGGTGCGCCAGCAAGCCGCCGCCTCACTGACGCAATCGCTGGTGATCGTCACCGATAGCGCGGCCGACCTACCCGAGGACATCGGCGAGCGTTTCGCCATCGGTGTGGTGCCGGCACGCGTGGATCTGGATGGCCGCGACTATCTGGACAAGGTGGGACTGTCTACGGCCGAGTTCTACCGGCGCATGGCGGCTTCACGGCAATTGCCGCGCACGAGCCAGCCGCCGCCGGGGGATTTCCGTCGGCAGTTCGAACTCTCGCTCGCACATCATGCGCGCGTGCTGTATGTCGGCCTGTCGCGCGCACTGTCCGGCACGCTGCAATCGGGCGAGCATGCGGCGGCACGCGACCCCGGAGCACGCGTGCGCGTGTTCGACACCATCAATGCGGCATGTGGGCAGGCGCTACTCGTCTGGCGCGCAGCGGAACTCGCCGCACGAGGCCAGGAGGAGAGCAACGTGGTGGCGGAACTCGAACGCCTCCGCCCGCTCACCTGGATGTGGGCGATCGCGCCAGACATCTCGCACGCAGTGCGTGGCGGACGCATTCCTCGCTGGGCCGCACCGATCGCCCGACTGACCGCGTTGACGCCGATGGCGAAGATGAGCGTGGACGGTCGTATGACCGTGGCGGGGCTGCTGCTTACGCGTGCCCGGGCGCCCGAAGCGTTCGCGCGCCGCGTTGCGCGTGCACTCCCGCCGGGCCAACGCTGGCGCCTGATCGTGGGCCACTGCGACGCGCGACCGGAAGCCGACCGCCTGCTGCTGGCGCTGCGCGCACGCTTGGATATCTCGGAAGACCGCTTGGTGGACACCGGTGCGGCCATCGGTGCGCACGCCGGGCAGGGCGCGTTGATCGTCGCGGTGCAGCCAGCGCAGGCCGACTGA
- a CDS encoding CsbD family protein, with protein MNQDIIAGNWKQLKGKIQAKWGDLTDDDFKVAQGNAEYLEGRLQERYGYDRDRAHTEVEDFQRSLRSDKSVNH; from the coding sequence ATGAACCAGGACATCATCGCCGGCAACTGGAAGCAGCTAAAGGGCAAGATCCAGGCGAAGTGGGGCGACCTGACCGACGACGATTTCAAGGTCGCGCAGGGCAACGCCGAATATCTCGAAGGCCGGCTGCAGGAGCGCTACGGCTACGACCGCGACCGCGCGCATACCGAAGTGGAAGACTTCCAGCGCAGCCTGCGCTCGGACAAATCCGTGAACCACTGA
- a CDS encoding entericidin A/B family lipoprotein, with product MKRFVALMLLSLFSVAVLSGCNTVKGFGKDVQKVGEKVEDSSGK from the coding sequence ATGAAGCGTTTCGTCGCGTTGATGCTGTTGTCCCTGTTCTCCGTCGCCGTGCTGTCCGGCTGCAACACCGTCAAGGGGTTCGGCAAGGACGTGCAGAAGGTGGGCGAAAAGGTCGAGGATTCGTCCGGCAAGTAA
- a CDS encoding entericidin A/B family lipoprotein, whose protein sequence is MKRAMTLLMLALFSTAVLSGCNTMAGAGKDVQKVGEKVEDKAQDCKDGKC, encoded by the coding sequence ATGAAGCGTGCGATGACCCTGCTGATGCTGGCCCTGTTCTCGACGGCGGTGCTGTCCGGTTGCAACACCATGGCCGGTGCCGGCAAGGACGTACAGAAGGTCGGCGAGAAGGTTGAAGACAAGGCGCAGGATTGCAAGGACGGCAAGTGCTGA
- the plsY gene encoding glycerol-3-phosphate 1-O-acyltransferase PlsY, with product MLVSLLLLVSAYLLGSVSGSLTLGRLRGVDIRTQGSGNAGGTNAFRTQGAKFALGVVLIDIGKGALAAWLALRFAPVDGALPARAVAWLAVFAAAVGHVWPLWHGFRGGKGVGTLLGGVAILWPVALLPLFLVWVCVLVATGYVGLASIIATACLLPLALWLDADGATQLFAVAAALLVLFTHRANVQRLRAGTESRFERVRFWRRRA from the coding sequence ATGCTCGTCTCCCTCTTACTTCTCGTATCCGCCTACCTGCTCGGCTCCGTATCCGGAAGCCTGACCCTGGGCCGGCTGCGCGGCGTGGATATCCGCACCCAGGGCAGCGGCAACGCCGGCGGCACCAATGCCTTCCGCACGCAGGGCGCGAAGTTCGCGCTCGGCGTGGTGTTGATCGACATCGGCAAGGGCGCGCTGGCGGCTTGGCTCGCGCTGCGGTTCGCGCCAGTGGATGGCGCGCTGCCCGCGCGTGCGGTCGCGTGGCTGGCCGTGTTCGCAGCCGCGGTGGGTCACGTGTGGCCGCTGTGGCATGGGTTCCGCGGTGGCAAGGGCGTCGGCACGCTGCTGGGCGGCGTCGCAATCCTCTGGCCGGTCGCGTTGTTGCCGTTGTTCCTAGTCTGGGTGTGCGTGCTCGTCGCCACCGGTTACGTAGGGCTGGCTTCGATCATCGCGACAGCATGCCTGCTGCCGCTGGCCCTCTGGCTGGACGCGGATGGCGCGACGCAGTTGTTCGCGGTGGCCGCGGCGCTGCTGGTGCTGTTCACCCATCGCGCCAACGTGCAGCGCCTGCGTGCGGGCACGGAGTCGCGCTTCGAGCGCGTGCGTTTCTGGCGTCGGCGCGCATGA
- a CDS encoding tryptophan--tRNA ligase — protein MTTRVLTGITTSGTPHLGNYVGAVRPAVAASRAADTESFYFLADLHSLIKAQDPARTQRSTLEIAATWLACGLEPDKVWFYRQSDVPEITELTWFLTCVAGKGILNRAHAYKAAVDKNNAEGEDPDAGVSAGLFMYPVLMAADILIFNAHQVPVGRDQIQHIEMARDFGQRFNHVYGKEYFTLPEALIDDNVATLPGLDGRKMSKSYNNTIPLFAPREELKKLVFSILTDSRGPGEPKDTEGSALFQLYQAFGSAEETRAFAQKFADGISWGDAKQQLFERIDAEIAPLREKYEALMAKPADIEAILRDGARRLRERYATPLLAELRHAVGLRDLSQQPVVEAKATASRAALPAFKQYRDTDGRFYFKLTDAEGNVLVQSNGFDSPKDAGKLIGVLKQAEQADAMETPEIVLQVPAGDVLAALAALRAAEA, from the coding sequence ATGACCACCCGCGTCCTTACCGGCATCACCACCTCGGGCACGCCGCACCTGGGCAACTACGTCGGCGCCGTGCGCCCCGCCGTGGCCGCCAGCCGTGCCGCGGACACGGAGAGCTTCTACTTCCTGGCCGACCTGCACAGCCTCATCAAGGCGCAGGACCCGGCGCGCACCCAGCGTTCCACGCTGGAGATCGCGGCGACCTGGCTGGCCTGCGGCCTGGAGCCGGACAAGGTCTGGTTCTACCGCCAGAGCGACGTGCCGGAGATCACCGAGCTCACGTGGTTCCTGACCTGCGTGGCGGGCAAGGGCATCCTCAACCGCGCGCATGCCTACAAGGCCGCGGTGGACAAGAACAACGCCGAGGGCGAAGACCCGGATGCCGGCGTCAGCGCGGGCCTCTTCATGTACCCGGTGCTCATGGCTGCCGACATCCTGATCTTCAACGCGCACCAGGTGCCGGTGGGTCGCGACCAGATCCAGCACATCGAGATGGCGCGCGACTTCGGCCAGCGCTTCAACCACGTCTACGGCAAGGAGTACTTCACCCTGCCGGAGGCGCTGATCGACGACAACGTCGCCACGCTGCCCGGCTTGGACGGGCGCAAGATGAGCAAGAGCTACAACAACACCATCCCGCTGTTCGCACCGCGCGAGGAGCTCAAGAAACTGGTGTTCTCCATCCTGACCGACTCGCGCGGGCCTGGCGAGCCGAAAGACACCGAAGGTTCGGCGCTGTTCCAGCTCTACCAAGCCTTCGGCAGCGCCGAGGAAACGCGCGCATTCGCGCAGAAGTTCGCCGACGGCATCAGCTGGGGCGACGCCAAGCAGCAGCTGTTCGAACGCATCGATGCGGAAATCGCACCGCTGCGCGAGAAGTACGAAGCGCTAATGGCCAAGCCGGCCGACATCGAAGCCATCCTGCGCGATGGCGCCCGCCGCCTGCGCGAGCGCTATGCCACGCCGCTGCTGGCTGAGCTGCGCCATGCGGTGGGCCTGCGTGACCTGTCCCAGCAACCGGTGGTCGAGGCGAAAGCCACGGCCTCGAGGGCCGCGTTGCCGGCGTTCAAGCAGTACCGCGATACCGATGGCCGCTTCTACTTCAAGCTCACGGACGCCGAGGGCAACGTGCTGGTGCAGAGCAACGGCTTCGATTCGCCGAAGGACGCCGGCAAGCTGATCGGTGTGCTCAAGCAGGCCGAGCAGGCGGACGCGATGGAAACGCCGGAGATCGTGCTGCAGGTCCCCGCCGGTGATGTGCTCGCGGCGTTGGCCGCGTTGCGCGCCGCGGAGGCTTGA
- a CDS encoding M90 family metallopeptidase has protein sequence MWHAVRTDTAWTAALDDARADRLRALTARFLHEKTITPLAGLKLDDAQRVQLAALCSLPLLEFGETGLRGWSQLIVYPDAFRVQRTHTDAAGVLHEWEDDLSGEAWDQGPLILSWADVQADLAEPDAGFCVAVHEMAHKLDVLDGELDGTPPLPREWHARWARDFQRAYDDFCMQVDLGRETALDPYAAEAPEEFFAVTTEYHFSAPDVLAASLPKVAEHLHRFYGPSPFARR, from the coding sequence TTGTGGCACGCGGTCCGGACGGATACCGCTTGGACCGCCGCGCTGGATGATGCACGCGCGGACCGCCTGCGCGCGTTGACCGCGCGCTTCCTGCACGAGAAAACCATCACGCCGCTGGCCGGCCTGAAGCTGGACGATGCGCAGCGCGTGCAACTCGCCGCGCTGTGCAGCCTGCCGTTGCTGGAGTTCGGTGAAACCGGCCTGCGTGGCTGGTCGCAGCTGATCGTCTACCCCGATGCTTTTCGTGTGCAGCGCACGCACACCGATGCCGCCGGCGTGCTGCACGAATGGGAAGACGACCTGTCCGGCGAAGCCTGGGACCAGGGCCCCCTGATCCTCTCCTGGGCCGACGTGCAGGCCGACTTGGCCGAACCCGATGCAGGCTTTTGCGTGGCCGTGCACGAAATGGCGCACAAGCTGGATGTGCTGGACGGCGAACTCGATGGGACACCGCCGCTCCCCCGCGAGTGGCACGCGCGCTGGGCACGCGACTTCCAGCGTGCGTACGACGATTTCTGCATGCAGGTGGATCTGGGGCGCGAGACCGCGCTGGACCCCTACGCAGCGGAAGCGCCGGAAGAGTTCTTTGCCGTCACGACCGAGTACCACTTCTCGGCACCGGACGTGCTGGCGGCATCGCTGCCGAAGGTGGCCGAGCACCTACACCGCTTTTACGGTCCGTCGCCGTTCGCCCGGCGCTAG
- a CDS encoding response regulator transcription factor, which yields MRILLVEDEAPLRETLAARLKREGFAVDAAQDGEEGLYMGREVPFDVGIIDLGLPKMSGMELIKALRDEGKKFPVLILTARSSWQDKVEGLKQGADDYLVKPFHVEELLARVNALLRRAAGWSKPTLECGPVALDLAAQTVSVNGSNVDLTSYEYKVLEYLMMHAGELVSKADLTEHIYQQDFDRDSNVLEVFIGRLRKKLDPEGELKPIETVRGRGYRFAIPRTGEA from the coding sequence ATGCGTATCCTGCTGGTCGAAGACGAAGCCCCCCTGCGTGAAACCCTTGCCGCGCGCCTGAAGCGCGAAGGCTTCGCGGTGGACGCGGCCCAGGACGGCGAGGAAGGCCTGTACATGGGTCGCGAAGTGCCGTTCGACGTGGGCATCATCGACCTGGGCCTGCCGAAGATGTCGGGCATGGAGCTGATTAAGGCGCTGCGCGACGAGGGCAAGAAATTCCCCGTGCTGATCCTGACCGCGCGCAGCAGCTGGCAGGACAAGGTTGAGGGCCTGAAGCAGGGCGCCGACGACTATTTGGTCAAGCCGTTCCACGTTGAGGAACTGCTGGCGCGCGTCAACGCGCTGCTGCGTCGCGCCGCGGGCTGGAGCAAGCCGACGCTCGAGTGCGGCCCGGTCGCACTGGATCTCGCTGCGCAGACGGTAAGCGTCAACGGCAGCAACGTCGACCTGACCAGTTACGAATACAAGGTGCTCGAGTACCTGATGATGCATGCCGGCGAGCTGGTCTCGAAGGCCGACCTGACCGAGCACATCTACCAACAGGATTTCGATCGCGACTCCAACGTGCTCGAAGTCTTCATCGGCCGCCTGCGCAAGAAGCTGGACCCGGAAGGCGAACTGAAGCCGATCGAGACTGTGCGCGGCCGCGGCTACCGCTTCGCCATCCCGCGCACCGGCGAGGCCTGA
- a CDS encoding sensor histidine kinase, with protein MPAPPSGGTPPAPVGRDRFDGWRPRSLRARQLLAASLALLAFLALAGWALDRAFVDTAQDNLRQRLKSYALYYTDKVEFGRNGTLIPPYNTPDPRFDMPDSGMYAQVVLQGTAPWGSNSTLGPELPTPQLLGALDESFEGPLPIRRADGTESEAYRYGVGYAWPATHQHGEIPYSIYILEDAQALSAQIRVFRGSLWVYLGGAGVILLLLQMLVLRWSLRPLRRVIFELSRVQRGEASGMTESHPRELEPLTDSINAFIESERENLERQRNTLADLAHSLKTPIAVLRTQMDNNADPAALRDELDVQLKRMNNLVSYQLARAASSGHKLFSAPVPLEPHAEEIVRGLEKVYAGKGVICEFEIDPRARFHGETGDLQELMGNLLENAFKWARSRVLLTVKVGATAPQRRPGLFLAVDDDGPGIAEDDVAKVLQRGVRGDERVQGHGIGLSIVQDLIRDYRGELHVSRSEELGGARFEVRLPPGL; from the coding sequence ATGCCCGCGCCACCTTCCGGCGGTACGCCGCCCGCGCCCGTCGGCCGTGACCGGTTCGACGGCTGGCGCCCGCGCTCGTTGCGCGCGCGCCAACTGCTGGCCGCCAGTCTCGCGCTGCTCGCCTTCCTGGCGCTCGCCGGTTGGGCCTTGGATCGCGCATTCGTCGATACCGCTCAGGACAACCTGCGCCAGCGCCTGAAGAGCTACGCGCTGTATTACACCGACAAGGTGGAGTTCGGCCGGAACGGCACGCTGATCCCGCCTTACAACACGCCCGACCCGCGCTTCGACATGCCCGACAGCGGCATGTACGCGCAGGTGGTGCTGCAAGGCACTGCGCCGTGGGGCTCCAACTCCACGCTGGGCCCCGAGCTTCCGACGCCTCAGCTATTGGGTGCGCTGGACGAGTCTTTCGAAGGCCCATTGCCGATCCGGCGCGCCGACGGCACCGAAAGCGAGGCCTACCGTTATGGCGTGGGCTACGCATGGCCGGCTACCCACCAGCACGGCGAAATCCCTTACAGCATCTACATCCTTGAAGACGCGCAGGCGCTGAGTGCGCAGATCCGTGTTTTCCGCGGCTCGCTGTGGGTCTACCTGGGTGGCGCAGGCGTGATCCTGCTGCTGCTGCAGATGCTGGTGCTGCGCTGGAGCCTGCGTCCGCTGCGGCGCGTGATCTTCGAACTGAGCCGCGTGCAACGCGGCGAGGCTTCGGGCATGACCGAAAGCCATCCGCGCGAGCTGGAGCCGTTGACCGACAGCATCAACGCCTTCATCGAAAGCGAACGCGAGAACCTCGAGCGCCAGCGCAATACGCTGGCCGACCTGGCGCACAGCCTGAAGACGCCGATCGCCGTGCTGCGCACGCAGATGGACAACAACGCCGATCCCGCTGCGTTGCGCGATGAGCTCGACGTGCAGCTCAAGCGCATGAACAACCTGGTGTCGTACCAGCTGGCGCGGGCGGCATCGAGCGGCCACAAGCTGTTCTCCGCACCGGTGCCACTCGAGCCGCATGCGGAAGAAATCGTGCGCGGCCTGGAGAAGGTCTACGCCGGCAAGGGCGTGATCTGCGAATTCGAGATCGATCCGCGCGCGCGCTTCCATGGCGAGACCGGCGACCTGCAGGAGCTGATGGGCAACCTGTTGGAGAACGCGTTCAAGTGGGCGCGCTCACGCGTGCTGCTCACGGTGAAGGTGGGCGCGACCGCACCGCAGCGCCGGCCGGGCCTTTTCCTCGCGGTCGACGATGACGGTCCCGGCATCGCAGAAGACGATGTGGCCAAGGTGCTGCAACGGGGCGTGCGCGGCGACGAACGCGTGCAGGGCCACGGCATCGGTTTGTCGATCGTGCAGGACTTGATCCGCGACTACCGCGGCGAACTTCACGTGTCGCGCTCGGAAGAACTGGGCGGTGCGCGCTTCGAAGTGCGGCTGCCGCCTGGCCTGTAG